The following are encoded in a window of Pan troglodytes isolate AG18354 chromosome 4, NHGRI_mPanTro3-v2.0_pri, whole genome shotgun sequence genomic DNA:
- the LOC112209233 gene encoding prothymosin alpha-like: MSDAALDTSSEITTKDLKEKKEVVEEAENGRDAPANGNANEENGEQEADNEVDEEEEEGGEEEEEEEEGDDEEEDEDEAESATGKRAAEDDEDDDVDTKKQKTDEDD; encoded by the coding sequence ATGTCAGACGCAGCCTTAGACACCAGCTCCGAAATCACCACCAAGGActtaaaggagaagaaggaagttgTGGAAGAGGCAGAAAATGGAAGAGACGCCCCTGCTAACGGGAATGCTAATGAGGAAAATGGGGAGCAGGAGGCTGACAATGAggtagatgaagaagaagaagaaggtggggaggaagaggaggaggaagaagaaggtgaTGATGAGGAAGAGGATGAAGATGAAGCTGAGTCAGCTACGGGCAAGCGGGCAgctgaagatgatgaggatgacgATGTCGATACCAAGAAGCAGAAGACCGACGAGGATGACTAg